CTTAAACTCCCCAATTGCCTTCCCTAGAGATCTGGCAAGTTCGGGTAGTTTCTCCGGGCCAACAACAAGAAGGGCAACTATAGCAATAACTATAAGTTCTTGAAAACCGATGCCAAACATTTTTCTCCCTAAGTTTTTATCTTTATAAAAAAGCAATTGTCAATCTTTTAGATTTCCATTTTTTTTGCATTACCCATCACATTTGTGATAAAGAGAATCACCTCAAAGAGAGAAAGGACAGACCTATGGCAAGGAAAACAGGGATAGTTAGGGATGAAAGATACTTGAGGCACAGTGCAGGCTTTTATCACCCAGAATCCCCTGAAAGGCTGAAGGCCATATATGCCATGCTGGATGCACCAGACATGAGAGGTAATTTCGTGGACATACCGCCACGCTACGCAACTCACGAGGAAATAGGTCTAGTCCACAAAAAATCCTATATCGATCTCATAGCCAAAACGGCAAATATGTCATTCTACTCCCTTGACCCAGACACACAAACATCACCAGAATCCTACGACACCGCAAAGTTGGCTGTGGGAGGTCTCCTAAACGCAGTCGATGCTGTTTTGGATAAAAGGGTTGATAACGCAATGGCTCTTGTGCGACCACCAGGACATCATGCATCTGAACAAAGAGCAGCCGGTTTTTGCCTTTTCAACAACGTGGCAATTGCCGCGCGATATCTTATAAGCAAATATAGACTTCAGAGAATACTCATCGTAGACTGGGATCTCCATCACGGAGATGGTACACAGGCAATCTTCTACAACGACAACAAAGTCCTTTATTTCTCCACTCACCAGTACCCTGCATATCCCGGCACAGGCAGGATCACTGAAATCGGAAGCGGTCCTGGACTCGGTTACACAATAAACGTCCCCATGAGGGCAAGAAGCGATGATCCCCTCTTTGTAAAGGCGTTTTTAGACATTCTCAAACCTGTATCTTTGAAATACAAACCGGAGTTTGTTTTTATCTCAGCAGGTTTTGATCCATACATCCACGATCCCCTCGGGGATCTAAGGGTTACACCAGAAGGTTTTGCTGCTCTTACAAGAATCATTATGACTATTTCTGATACATGCTGTGAAGGGCGACTAGTAGCCGTTCTTGAAGGGGGTTACCACATAGAAGGGGTAACCACCTCCGTGAAAGCTGTTCTGAAAGAATTGAGTGATATAGAGTGCTTCCCTGAGGATAAGATAAAAGAATGGGAGCGGGAAGCCGAAAAGAACCGGGATACATCCGTCATCAGTCGTGTAAAAGAACAAATCGAACCCATATGGCACGTTTTTTAGGAGCGAGGTATGAAAATAAGTCGTGAAGAAGTGCTGCACATAGCCCACCTGGCGAGGTTAGAATTTGAGGAAGAGGAAATAGAACTGTTTACAGTGCAGCTAAACGAGATTCTTTCATATATAGACAAACTGAATGCTGTTGCCACAAAAGGCGTTGAACCGATGACGCATGCCACGGCACTTTACAATGTATTCCGAGAAGACAGAGTAGAAAATTCTCTCAAAGCAGAGGAAGCTGTAGCAAATGCCCCGGATTCTATTGGTACGCTATTCAGAGTGCCAAGGATAATTGACTGAACACCATGGAACTGTGTGAACTAACTATCCACGAACTACAAAAGAAGTTTCAACGCCGAGAAGTAACGGCAACAGAAGTCTTGGAATCCACTTTCAAACGAATAGAAAAAGTGGAAGATAAGCTACATGCCTACATTTTCCTCATGAAGGAATGGGCATATAACGAAGCTCAAAAAGCTGACAGAGCTATTCAGAGAGGTGAGCTTAAACCTCTCACGGGGATTCCCATTGCCCTGAAGGACATATGTTGCACAAAGGGTTTTCCCACAACCTGCGCATCCCGGATACTTCAAAACTACATACCTCCATACGACGCTACGGTGGTAAAGAAACTCCGCGAACAAGGGGCTATTTTCACGGGAAAAACCAATATGGATGAATTTGCCATGGGGTCATCAACGGAAAACTCAGGGTTTTGGATTACAAGGAACCCGTGGGATCTAACCAAAACCCCAGGGGGGTCAAGTGGTGGTTCTGCTGCTGCTGTGGCTGCCCATTTGTGCGTTGCTGCTATAGGATCCGATACAGGAGGATCTATAAGACAACCCGCTGCATTTTGTGGTGTTGTAGGCATGAAACCTACCTACGGTCGCGTATCCCGCTTCGGTCTCATTGCCTTCGCCTCCTCACTCGACCAGATTGGACCCTTCACGAAGGATGTGGAAGATTGTGCTATAATGATGAACGCCATAGCAGGTCACGATCCACTTGAATCAACCTCCGTTCCCATTGAGGTACCTGACTATACCCATTTTATCGGAAAAGATATCAAAGGATGGACAGTGGGTATTCCTCGGGAATACATACTGGAAGGAATAGACCCTGAAGTGCTACAGACTTTAGAGAAGGCACGTAAAGCTCTTGAAGATGGTGGTGCCCGCGTAAAAGAAATATCTCTTCCGCACACAGAATTCTGCGTGGCAACCTATTATATCATCGCCCCAGCGGAGGCGAGTTCCAACCTCGCCCGATATGACGGCG
The Syntrophales bacterium genome window above contains:
- a CDS encoding histone deacetylase, translated to MARKTGIVRDERYLRHSAGFYHPESPERLKAIYAMLDAPDMRGNFVDIPPRYATHEEIGLVHKKSYIDLIAKTANMSFYSLDPDTQTSPESYDTAKLAVGGLLNAVDAVLDKRVDNAMALVRPPGHHASEQRAAGFCLFNNVAIAARYLISKYRLQRILIVDWDLHHGDGTQAIFYNDNKVLYFSTHQYPAYPGTGRITEIGSGPGLGYTINVPMRARSDDPLFVKAFLDILKPVSLKYKPEFVFISAGFDPYIHDPLGDLRVTPEGFAALTRIIMTISDTCCEGRLVAVLEGGYHIEGVTTSVKAVLKELSDIECFPEDKIKEWEREAEKNRDTSVISRVKEQIEPIWHVF
- the gatC gene encoding Asp-tRNA(Asn)/Glu-tRNA(Gln) amidotransferase subunit GatC, whose product is MKISREEVLHIAHLARLEFEEEEIELFTVQLNEILSYIDKLNAVATKGVEPMTHATALYNVFREDRVENSLKAEEAVANAPDSIGTLFRVPRIID
- the gatA gene encoding Asp-tRNA(Asn)/Glu-tRNA(Gln) amidotransferase subunit GatA, encoding MELCELTIHELQKKFQRREVTATEVLESTFKRIEKVEDKLHAYIFLMKEWAYNEAQKADRAIQRGELKPLTGIPIALKDICCTKGFPTTCASRILQNYIPPYDATVVKKLREQGAIFTGKTNMDEFAMGSSTENSGFWITRNPWDLTKTPGGSSGGSAAAVAAHLCVAAIGSDTGGSIRQPAAFCGVVGMKPTYGRVSRFGLIAFASSLDQIGPFTKDVEDCAIMMNAIAGHDPLESTSVPIEVPDYTHFIGKDIKGWTVGIPREYILEGIDPEVLQTLEKARKALEDGGARVKEISLPHTEFCVATYYIIAPAEASSNLARYDGVKYGYRSSEGKDLIDMYKKTRSSGFGKEVKRRIIIGTYVLSSGYYDAYYRKASQVRTLIRKDFDEAFKECDIILTPTTPTPAFGIGEKTEDPIQMYLSDIFTISANLAGIPGISIPAGYSSSGLPIGVQLMANHFEEGKLLQAGSALEKLINLEKRSPLL